Proteins from a single region of Streptomyces griseiscabiei:
- a CDS encoding MFS transporter: protein MTRPHTPPTHDRPTANASGAIVPVLAFAGIVVAVMQTLLVPVIKDLPQLLGTSPSNATWVLTSTLLSGAVATPIMGRLGDLFGKRRMLLASLSVMVVGALISGFTSALVPMIVGRTLQGFAMGAIPLGIGLMRDELPRERLASAMALMSSSIGVGGGLALPLAAAVAQNTDWHVLFFGAAGLGVLSIVLTLVAVPETKTRAEGTFDYLGALGLSAGLVLFLLPITKGSDWGWTSTTTLGLFGASAAVLLLWGVLELRIAAPLVDLRTTARREVLLTNLASIMVGVSFYVVSLVLPQLLQLPSSTGYGLGQSMVVAGLCVAPLGLTMMFTAPLYARISAKYGPKSTLILGMLIIGIGYGAGLGLMSAAWQTVVVSVVLGAGIGLAYSSLPALIIGAVDPSETGAANGLNTLMRSIGTSVSSAVIGMVLANTANHVGGVAVPTMHGFRVSFVIATGAVAVGLLLAVFLPGRRVVPTLRASGEGLGGGDVDGVSREERAEAVVR from the coding sequence ATGACACGACCGCACACACCGCCGACGCACGACAGGCCCACCGCGAACGCCTCCGGCGCGATCGTCCCGGTGCTGGCCTTCGCGGGAATCGTGGTCGCGGTGATGCAGACCCTGCTGGTCCCGGTGATCAAGGACCTGCCGCAGCTGCTCGGCACCTCGCCCAGCAACGCGACCTGGGTCCTGACCTCCACCCTCCTCTCCGGTGCCGTGGCCACCCCGATCATGGGCCGCCTCGGCGACCTCTTCGGCAAGCGCCGCATGCTGCTCGCCAGCCTGTCCGTGATGGTGGTCGGCGCGCTGATCAGCGGTTTCACCAGCGCGCTCGTACCGATGATCGTCGGCCGTACCCTCCAGGGCTTCGCCATGGGCGCGATCCCGCTGGGCATCGGCCTGATGCGCGACGAACTGCCCCGTGAGCGCCTCGCCTCCGCCATGGCCCTGATGAGCTCGTCCATAGGCGTCGGCGGCGGACTCGCGCTGCCGCTCGCCGCCGCGGTCGCCCAGAACACCGACTGGCACGTCCTCTTCTTCGGCGCCGCCGGTCTCGGCGTCCTCTCCATCGTGCTGACCCTCGTCGCCGTACCGGAGACGAAGACCCGCGCGGAGGGCACCTTCGACTACCTCGGCGCGCTCGGCCTCTCCGCCGGACTCGTCCTCTTCCTGCTGCCGATCACCAAGGGCAGCGACTGGGGCTGGACCTCCACGACCACGCTCGGCCTGTTCGGCGCGTCCGCCGCGGTACTGCTGCTCTGGGGCGTCCTGGAGCTGCGCATCGCCGCGCCGCTGGTGGACCTGCGCACCACCGCCCGCCGCGAGGTCCTGCTCACCAACCTCGCCTCGATCATGGTCGGCGTCTCCTTCTACGTCGTCTCCCTCGTCCTGCCGCAGCTGCTCCAGCTGCCCTCCTCCACCGGTTACGGCCTCGGGCAGTCGATGGTCGTCGCGGGGCTGTGCGTGGCTCCGCTCGGTCTGACGATGATGTTCACCGCGCCGCTCTACGCCCGGATCTCCGCCAAGTACGGCCCCAAGAGCACCCTCATCCTGGGCATGCTGATCATCGGGATCGGCTACGGCGCCGGGCTCGGACTGATGAGCGCGGCGTGGCAGACCGTGGTGGTGTCGGTGGTGCTGGGTGCGGGGATCGGGCTCGCCTACTCCTCGCTGCCGGCGCTGATCATCGGGGCCGTCGATCCGTCCGAGACGGGGGCGGCGAACGGGCTCAACACGCTCATGCGGTCGATCGGTACGTCCGTGTCCAGTGCGGTCATCGGGATGGTGCTGGCGAACACGGCGAACCATGTCGGGGGTGTGGCGGTGCCGACGATGCACGGTTTCCGGGTCTCTTTTGTCATCGCGACCGGGGCGGTTGCCGTCGGTCTTCTGCTGGCCGTGTTTCTTCCGGGGCGGCGGGTGGTTCCTACTCTTCGGGCCAGCGGTGAGGGGTTGGGGGGCGGGGATGTCGATGGGGTGTCCCGGGAGGAGCGGGCGGAGGCCGTCGTCCGCTGA
- a CDS encoding class I SAM-dependent methyltransferase, protein MSAAPSPEPEILRAFEAAKGFMPVGEGLALYAAAVEAGRLGLPLLEVGTYCGRSTILLADAAREAGVVAVTVDHHRGSEEQQPGWEYHDTSTVDPEVGRMDTLPTFRRTLHQAGLEEHVVAVVGRSPQVAAVWGTPVGLVFVDGGHTDEHATADYEGWAPHVAPDGLLVIHDVFPDPEDEFTGQAPYRVYLRALASGAFTEVSATDSLRVLRRTGTGI, encoded by the coding sequence ATGTCCGCGGCACCGAGTCCCGAGCCGGAGATCCTGCGCGCGTTCGAGGCGGCCAAGGGGTTCATGCCGGTCGGGGAGGGGCTGGCGCTGTACGCCGCGGCGGTCGAGGCGGGGCGGCTGGGGCTGCCGTTGCTGGAGGTGGGGACGTACTGCGGGCGGTCGACGATCCTGCTGGCGGACGCCGCCCGGGAGGCGGGCGTCGTCGCGGTCACCGTCGACCATCACCGGGGCAGCGAGGAGCAGCAGCCGGGCTGGGAGTACCACGACACGTCCACCGTCGACCCCGAGGTGGGCCGGATGGACACGCTCCCCACCTTCCGCCGGACCCTCCACCAGGCGGGTCTGGAGGAGCACGTCGTCGCGGTCGTCGGCCGGTCGCCGCAGGTCGCCGCGGTCTGGGGCACCCCAGTCGGCCTGGTCTTCGTCGACGGCGGCCACACCGACGAGCACGCCACCGCCGACTACGAGGGCTGGGCCCCGCATGTCGCCCCGGACGGTCTCCTCGTCATCCACGACGTCTTCCCCGACCCCGAGGACGAGTTCACCGGGCAGGCCCCGTACCGCGTCTATCTGCGCGCCCTCGCCTCCGGCGCCTTCACCGAGGTCTCGGCGACGGACTCGCTGCGGGTGCTGCGGCGGACGGGGACCGGGATCTGA
- a CDS encoding restriction endonuclease, translated as MSRRSNGLAGIWAEAQRQQQRQSEERARQQREYERQQRAYQREVARSQREQQATYRQQREAEARRRTEEMDAQVLALEGLLVTGCRAPAFRAASLTRPEDLEPFSPGPLAHPVPMPDPNHYQAQGGWSAQRRAQAQAEARARFEHDWHAAQAAEAQRQHQLAQYRRQYEQWADGQRAEIRQHNTGLARMATALRDGDPEAAVDYFSAALYASPAWPDGFPRGVSAAYDSAARQLVLDWELPRYDVVPEAKSVVYMPSVDQDKERPRPVTQRRALYRDVLAQCALLVLHDLFAADEFGALESVVLNGFVDDHDPATGRRTQIVLVTVQVPRSVFAGLHLEQVSAVDCLTDGLRGQLSARPDQRTPVRPGRRPGDVGNGVVTHGGEDEPDLLAMDPLAFESLVAELFRAMGMQAVTTERSGDGGVDVDALDPTPIRGGKIVVQVKRYRNTVPPTAVRDLYGTVQDAGANKGVLVTTSKFGPGSHTFANGKPLELISGRELVDLLHRHGLRGRLGTGEDRAPASASPTDPTLVMPAPDATVVMPAQRTSADAAYGPGPGTAPAAAPEDYSVLGMYWTGGVALDVCALVCHGNRVLSDDHFVFYNNLHTPDGTVRAVPPTTPDKAAIRVSFDALPAEADRLVLVAAIDPAVNPDADLSGFTDAGIRLLDPSRAEQGRLEVSDGRTGETALTLGSFRRRSNGDWDFVIGGKGYRGGLEELVQDHGIEVA; from the coding sequence ATGAGTCGTCGCTCCAACGGGTTGGCCGGCATCTGGGCCGAGGCACAACGCCAGCAGCAGCGTCAGTCGGAGGAGCGGGCCCGGCAGCAGCGCGAGTACGAGCGACAGCAGCGCGCGTACCAGCGGGAGGTCGCGCGCAGCCAGCGGGAGCAGCAGGCGACGTACCGGCAACAGCGTGAGGCGGAGGCACGCCGGCGCACCGAGGAGATGGACGCCCAGGTCCTCGCCCTGGAAGGACTGCTGGTCACCGGTTGTCGCGCTCCGGCGTTCCGGGCCGCGTCCCTCACCCGCCCCGAGGACCTGGAGCCGTTCTCGCCGGGGCCGCTCGCCCACCCCGTCCCCATGCCGGACCCCAACCACTACCAGGCGCAAGGGGGTTGGTCCGCGCAGCGGCGCGCCCAGGCGCAGGCCGAGGCCCGCGCCCGCTTCGAGCACGACTGGCACGCGGCCCAGGCCGCCGAGGCCCAGCGACAGCACCAACTCGCCCAGTACCGGCGGCAGTACGAGCAGTGGGCCGACGGGCAGCGGGCGGAGATCCGGCAGCACAACACCGGGCTCGCCCGGATGGCGACCGCGCTGCGCGACGGCGACCCGGAGGCCGCCGTCGACTACTTCTCCGCCGCCCTCTACGCCTCGCCCGCCTGGCCCGACGGCTTCCCCCGAGGTGTCTCCGCCGCCTACGACTCGGCCGCCCGCCAACTGGTCCTGGACTGGGAGCTGCCCAGGTACGACGTCGTCCCCGAGGCGAAGAGCGTCGTCTACATGCCGAGCGTCGACCAGGACAAGGAGCGCCCGCGCCCGGTCACCCAGCGGCGGGCCCTCTACCGCGACGTCCTCGCGCAGTGCGCCCTTCTCGTCCTCCACGACCTGTTCGCCGCCGACGAGTTCGGCGCGCTGGAGTCGGTCGTCCTGAACGGGTTCGTGGACGACCACGACCCGGCGACCGGCCGCCGCACCCAGATCGTCCTGGTGACCGTCCAGGTGCCCCGGTCGGTCTTCGCGGGCCTGCACCTGGAGCAGGTGAGCGCCGTCGACTGCCTGACGGACGGCCTGCGGGGGCAGTTGTCCGCCCGGCCGGACCAGCGCACCCCCGTCCGTCCCGGCCGCCGGCCCGGCGACGTCGGCAACGGCGTCGTCACCCACGGCGGCGAGGACGAGCCCGACCTGCTGGCGATGGACCCGCTGGCCTTCGAGTCGCTGGTCGCGGAACTCTTCCGGGCCATGGGCATGCAGGCGGTCACCACCGAGCGCTCCGGCGACGGCGGGGTCGACGTCGACGCCCTGGACCCGACCCCCATCCGGGGCGGCAAGATCGTCGTCCAGGTCAAGCGCTACCGCAACACCGTCCCGCCGACCGCCGTCCGCGACCTCTACGGCACGGTCCAGGACGCGGGCGCCAACAAGGGCGTCCTCGTGACGACGTCCAAGTTCGGCCCCGGTTCCCACACCTTCGCCAACGGCAAACCGCTGGAACTGATCTCGGGCCGCGAACTGGTCGACCTCCTCCACCGGCACGGCCTCCGGGGACGCCTGGGGACGGGCGAGGACCGGGCCCCCGCTTCCGCGTCCCCGACCGACCCCACGCTGGTGATGCCCGCGCCCGACGCCACCGTGGTGATGCCCGCCCAGCGGACCTCGGCGGACGCCGCGTACGGACCGGGACCGGGTACGGCCCCTGCCGCGGCCCCGGAGGACTACAGCGTGCTCGGCATGTACTGGACCGGTGGCGTCGCCCTGGACGTCTGCGCCCTCGTCTGCCACGGCAACCGGGTCCTCAGCGACGACCACTTCGTGTTCTACAACAACCTGCACACCCCCGACGGCACGGTCCGCGCCGTCCCGCCGACCACCCCGGACAAGGCCGCGATCCGGGTCTCCTTCGACGCCCTCCCGGCGGAGGCCGACCGCCTCGTGCTCGTGGCCGCGATCGACCCGGCCGTGAACCCCGACGCCGACCTCTCCGGCTTCACCGACGCCGGTATCCGCCTCCTCGACCCGTCCCGCGCCGAACAGGGCCGCCTGGAGGTCTCCGACGGCCGCACCGGCGAAACGGCCCTCACCCTCGGCTCCTTCCGCCGCCGCTCCAACGGCGACTGGGACTTCGTCATCGGCGGCAAGGGATACCGGGGCGGCCTGGAGGAACTGGTCCAGGACCACGGCATAGAGGTGGCGTGA
- a CDS encoding N-acetylmuramoyl-L-alanine amidase produces the protein MSYVGPDFDPPQPRRSALRRPAVVAVAAVVVGAVAGWGVWQAVGDSGGGSGGAAGPRTRSASTPPATDEPTPSGDATDKSDDDGNGKKPSPSGSAPAATGPLKGKVVVIDPGHNPGNFKHTTEINRKVNIGTNAKECDTTGTTTNDGYLEAEFTLDVARRMRTLLEQEGATVKFTQDDDRAWGPCIDERARIGNEAKADAVVSIHADGSGAGNRGFHVILPGSVHEGAADTRPIVGSSRDLGERVAGYFVRATGSAPSNYVGGGTGIVTRTDLGGLNLSTVPKVFIECGNMRDAKDAAQLTSGAWRQKAARGISDGITSFLEN, from the coding sequence GTGTCGTACGTAGGCCCGGACTTCGATCCGCCCCAGCCCCGCCGTTCCGCTCTTCGCCGTCCGGCGGTCGTGGCGGTGGCCGCGGTCGTGGTGGGGGCGGTGGCCGGGTGGGGGGTCTGGCAGGCCGTCGGGGACTCCGGCGGCGGGTCGGGCGGCGCGGCGGGGCCGCGGACCCGGTCGGCGAGCACTCCCCCGGCGACGGATGAGCCGACCCCCTCCGGCGACGCCACCGACAAGAGCGACGACGACGGGAACGGGAAGAAGCCGAGCCCTTCCGGCTCCGCGCCCGCCGCCACCGGCCCCCTCAAGGGCAAGGTCGTCGTGATCGACCCCGGTCACAACCCCGGCAACTTCAAGCACACCACCGAGATCAACCGCAAGGTGAACATCGGGACGAACGCGAAGGAGTGCGACACGACGGGGACGACCACCAACGACGGTTACCTGGAAGCCGAGTTCACGCTCGACGTCGCGCGGCGGATGCGGACGCTCCTCGAACAGGAGGGCGCCACGGTGAAGTTCACCCAGGACGACGACCGCGCCTGGGGTCCGTGCATCGACGAGCGGGCGCGGATCGGCAACGAGGCGAAGGCGGACGCGGTGGTGTCGATCCACGCGGACGGCTCCGGCGCCGGCAACCGCGGCTTCCACGTCATCCTGCCGGGCTCGGTGCACGAGGGCGCGGCCGACACCCGGCCCATCGTCGGCTCCTCCCGCGACCTCGGCGAGCGCGTCGCCGGCTACTTCGTCCGCGCCACCGGCAGCGCCCCCTCCAACTACGTCGGCGGCGGCACCGGCATCGTCACCCGCACCGACCTCGGCGGCCTCAACCTCTCCACCGTCCCCAAGGTGTTCATCGAGTGCGGCAACATGCGCGACGCCAAGGACGCGGCCCAGCTCACCAGCGGAGCCTGGCGCCAGAAAGCGGCCCGGGGAATCTCGGACGGCATCACGAGCTTCCTCGAAAATTGA
- a CDS encoding DUF5336 domain-containing protein, whose amino-acid sequence MNIRSLTRGDGVVIGAAVLLFIASFLDTFDGSGDDIPNAWDNLGLVMSVYVGGIIGAVLIVIARALPQPPKVVGLDLGQLGVALTIFAAWTSFWSIIDPFGAMEELFGTFGGSEPDSGAGLILGLIAALLLAAAAIATPLVPALKAALVGPPRPAAPQPYGAQPPGGYGYPGAGAPGPFGAGQPGPGQPGPGQPGPGAPFGGAPQQQAAAPQPPAGDFSPFWFAVPVARPLFAEDGSQSTIAELAPGTWYLAVEQRGPNLVAQTQDGRRGVLQDTSGIQRG is encoded by the coding sequence GTGAATATCCGCTCCCTCACCAGAGGCGACGGCGTCGTGATCGGAGCAGCGGTATTGCTGTTCATCGCGTCGTTCCTCGACACGTTCGACGGCTCCGGCGACGACATCCCCAATGCCTGGGACAACCTCGGCTTGGTGATGAGCGTGTACGTCGGCGGCATCATCGGTGCGGTGCTGATCGTCATCGCCCGAGCGCTGCCGCAGCCACCCAAGGTCGTCGGTCTCGACCTGGGCCAGCTCGGGGTGGCTCTGACGATCTTCGCCGCGTGGACCTCGTTCTGGTCGATCATCGACCCGTTCGGCGCGATGGAGGAGCTCTTCGGCACCTTCGGTGGCTCTGAGCCCGACTCCGGCGCCGGTCTCATCCTCGGTCTGATCGCGGCCCTGCTCCTGGCCGCCGCCGCCATCGCCACCCCCCTCGTCCCCGCTCTCAAGGCCGCCCTGGTCGGTCCCCCGCGTCCGGCCGCGCCGCAGCCGTACGGGGCGCAGCCGCCCGGTGGTTACGGGTACCCGGGCGCCGGTGCGCCGGGTCCGTTCGGTGCGGGTCAGCCGGGGCCGGGGCAGCCCGGGCCGGGGCAGCCGGGTCCGGGGGCGCCGTTCGGTGGTGCTCCGCAGCAGCAGGCGGCGGCGCCGCAGCCGCCGGCCGGGGACTTCTCGCCGTTCTGGTTCGCGGTGCCGGTGGCCCGTCCGCTGTTCGCGGAGGACGGTTCGCAGTCGACGATCGCCGAGCTGGCCCCGGGTACCTGGTACCTCGCGGTCGAGCAGCGCGGCCCCAACCTGGTCGCCCAGACGCAGGACGGCCGCCGTGGCGTGCTGCAGGACACCAGCGGCATCCAGCGCGGCTGA
- a CDS encoding LLM class F420-dependent oxidoreductase — MRLGLALGYWGRGPSADHVPLAQEAERLGYDSVWTAESWGSDAFTALTWIAARTSRIKLGTAVAQMAARSPTTTAMHALTLDHLSGGRVLLGLGLSGPQVVEGWYGRPFPKSPLTATREYVDVVRQVLRREGPVELAGDFHPLPYDGPDGTGVGKALKSITHPVRPDLPILLGAEGPKNIAQTARIADGWLPLYWSPERAEVYEASLTGMPEGFLVAPMARAKVCDDVAEGLLPVKAMLGFYIGGMGHAKRNFHADLMARMGYEEEARHIQRLFLDGRREEAVLAVPDAFADEISLVGPRERIAERLESWRKGPVTDLLVLAPDPHTLRVLADLNS, encoded by the coding sequence ATGCGGCTCGGTCTGGCACTCGGTTACTGGGGGCGCGGCCCCTCGGCGGACCATGTCCCGCTCGCCCAGGAGGCGGAGCGGCTCGGCTACGACTCGGTGTGGACCGCCGAGTCCTGGGGCTCGGACGCCTTCACCGCGCTCACCTGGATCGCGGCGCGGACGTCGAGGATCAAGCTGGGTACGGCGGTTGCCCAGATGGCCGCCCGGTCCCCCACCACCACCGCGATGCACGCCCTCACCCTGGACCATCTCTCCGGCGGACGCGTCCTCCTCGGTCTCGGGCTCTCCGGGCCGCAGGTCGTCGAGGGCTGGTACGGGCGGCCGTTCCCTAAGTCGCCGCTGACCGCGACCCGGGAGTACGTCGACGTCGTACGCCAGGTCCTCAGGCGTGAGGGACCCGTCGAGCTGGCCGGGGACTTCCATCCGCTCCCGTACGACGGCCCGGACGGCACCGGCGTCGGCAAGGCGCTGAAGTCCATCACCCACCCCGTCCGCCCCGATCTGCCGATCCTGCTCGGCGCGGAGGGGCCGAAGAACATCGCGCAGACGGCCCGGATCGCGGACGGCTGGCTGCCGCTGTACTGGTCGCCCGAGCGGGCCGAGGTGTACGAGGCCTCGCTGACCGGGATGCCCGAGGGGTTCCTCGTGGCGCCGATGGCCCGGGCTAAGGTCTGCGACGACGTCGCCGAGGGGCTGCTGCCCGTGAAGGCCATGCTGGGCTTCTACATCGGCGGGATGGGGCACGCCAAGCGCAACTTCCACGCCGATCTCATGGCCCGCATGGGGTACGAGGAGGAGGCCCGGCACATCCAGCGGCTCTTCCTCGACGGGCGCCGCGAGGAGGCCGTGCTCGCCGTGCCGGACGCCTTCGCCGACGAGATCTCGCTGGTCGGGCCGCGTGAACGGATCGCGGAGCGGCTGGAGTCGTGGCGGAAGGGACCGGTGACCGACCTGCTGGTCCTGGCTCCCGATCCGCACACCCTGCGGGTGCTGGCGGACCTCAACTCCTAG
- a CDS encoding prenyltransferase/squalene oxidase repeat-containing protein: MTTPRTEHLVLPGVLTAEEAAATVRGVLGVQRADGAIPWFRGHHLDPWDHTEAAMALDAAGEHEAAERAYEWLRRHQNEDGSWYAAYADGDADDVSDRGRETNFVAYIAVGVWHHYLATGDDTFLDRMWPAVYAAIEYVLRLQQPGGQIGWKREDDGTAVNDALLTGSSSVHHALRCALAIAEQREEPQPDWELALGALRHAIRRHPERFLDKDRYSMDWYYPVLGGALTDSEAKSRVEEGWDRFVVPGLGVRCVVPNPWVTGGESAELALALWAMGESDRALDILQSIQHLRDPDSGLYWTGYVFEDRAVWPEELTSWTAGSLLLAVAALGGDEATCAVFGGERLPRGLDAECC, translated from the coding sequence GTGACGACCCCCCGGACAGAACACCTGGTCCTGCCCGGGGTCCTCACCGCCGAGGAGGCCGCCGCCACCGTGCGGGGCGTCCTCGGGGTGCAGCGCGCGGACGGTGCCATCCCCTGGTTCCGCGGGCACCACCTCGACCCGTGGGACCACACCGAGGCGGCCATGGCCCTGGACGCGGCCGGTGAGCACGAGGCCGCCGAACGGGCCTACGAGTGGCTGCGCCGCCACCAGAACGAGGACGGCTCCTGGTACGCCGCGTACGCCGACGGGGACGCCGACGACGTCAGCGACCGGGGCCGCGAGACCAACTTCGTCGCGTACATCGCCGTCGGGGTCTGGCACCACTACCTGGCCACCGGCGACGACACCTTCCTCGACCGCATGTGGCCCGCCGTGTACGCGGCGATCGAGTACGTCCTGCGGCTCCAGCAGCCCGGCGGCCAGATCGGCTGGAAGCGCGAGGACGACGGCACGGCGGTGAACGACGCCCTGCTGACCGGGAGTTCCTCCGTCCACCACGCGCTGCGCTGCGCCCTCGCCATCGCCGAGCAGCGGGAAGAGCCGCAGCCGGACTGGGAGTTGGCCCTCGGCGCGCTGCGGCACGCGATACGCCGGCACCCCGAGCGGTTCCTCGACAAGGACCGTTACTCGATGGACTGGTACTACCCGGTGCTCGGCGGCGCCCTCACCGACAGCGAGGCCAAGTCCCGTGTGGAGGAGGGCTGGGACCGTTTCGTCGTGCCCGGCCTCGGAGTCCGCTGTGTCGTCCCCAACCCGTGGGTGACCGGCGGGGAGTCCGCCGAACTCGCCCTGGCCCTCTGGGCGATGGGCGAGTCCGACCGTGCCCTGGACATCCTCCAGTCCATCCAGCACCTCCGCGACCCCGACTCCGGCCTGTACTGGACGGGTTACGTCTTCGAGGACCGCGCCGTCTGGCCCGAGGAGCTGACGTCCTGGACCGCGGGGTCGCTGCTGCTGGCCGTGGCCGCGCTCGGGGGCGACGAGGCGACCTGCGCGGTGTTCGGCGGGGAGCGCCTGCCGCGGGGGCTGGACGCGGAGTGCTGTTGA
- a CDS encoding class I SAM-dependent methyltransferase: MLTVDFSRFPLAPGDRVLDLGCGAGRHAFECYRRGAQVVALDQNAEEIREVAKWFAAMKEAGEAPEGATATAMEGDALALPFPDESFDVVIISEVMEHIPDDKGVLAEMVRVLKPGGRIAVTVPRYGPEKVCWALSDAYHEVEGGHIRIYKADELLAKIREAGLKPYGTHHAHALHSPYWWLKCAFGVDNDKALPVRAYHKLLVWDIMKKPLATRVAEEALNPLIGKSFVAYATKPHLPVATAATTTTASAAAASADAK; encoded by the coding sequence GTGCTGACCGTCGATTTCTCCCGGTTCCCGCTCGCCCCGGGGGACCGTGTCCTGGATCTCGGCTGTGGAGCGGGCCGACACGCCTTCGAGTGCTACCGGCGCGGCGCCCAGGTCGTGGCCCTCGACCAGAACGCCGAGGAGATCCGCGAGGTCGCCAAGTGGTTCGCGGCGATGAAGGAGGCGGGCGAGGCCCCCGAGGGCGCCACCGCCACCGCCATGGAGGGCGACGCCCTCGCGCTGCCCTTCCCCGACGAGTCCTTCGACGTCGTCATCATCTCCGAGGTGATGGAGCACATCCCCGACGACAAGGGGGTGCTCGCCGAGATGGTCCGGGTGCTGAAGCCCGGCGGCCGTATCGCCGTCACCGTCCCGCGCTACGGCCCCGAGAAGGTCTGCTGGGCGCTCTCCGACGCCTACCACGAGGTCGAGGGCGGCCACATCCGCATCTACAAGGCGGACGAACTCCTGGCCAAGATCCGCGAGGCCGGGCTGAAGCCGTACGGCACCCATCACGCGCACGCCCTGCACTCGCCGTACTGGTGGCTGAAGTGCGCGTTCGGCGTCGACAACGACAAGGCGCTGCCGGTGCGGGCGTATCACAAGCTGCTGGTCTGGGACATCATGAAGAAGCCGCTGGCCACCCGGGTCGCCGAGGAGGCGCTGAACCCGCTGATCGGCAAGAGCTTCGTGGCCTACGCGACCAAGCCGCACCTGCCCGTCGCCACTGCCGCCACCACTACCACCGCTTCTGCCGCCGCTGCCTCGGCGGACGCCAAGTGA
- a CDS encoding glycosyltransferase family 4 protein, translating to MTAEASQAGSRRDLAADGGRPLTIALLTYKGNPFCGGQGVYVRHLSRELARLGHRVEVIGSQPYPVLDDDAVPEDGPGRISLTELPSLDLYRQPDPFRTPKRDEYRDWIDALEVATMWTGGFPEPLTFSLRARRHLRARRGEFDVVHDNQTLGYGLLGDVGAPLVTTIHHPITVDRQLELDAAEGWQRRMSVRRWYAFTRMQKRVARRLPSVLTVSGTSRQEIVDHLGVRDDRMHVVHIGADTDLFSPDPAVPRVPGRIVTTSSADVPLKGLVHLVEALAKVRAEHTAAHLVVVGKRPAEGPVAQAIERYGLEGAVEFVKGISDAELVDLVRSAEAACVPSLYEGFSLPAAEAMATGTPLVATTGGAVPEVAGPDGETCLAVPPGDAGALAAALGRLLGDPELRRRLGRAGRERVLQRFTWARAAEGTVAHYREAVARAGTTTPTSTASTSNHLESRATC from the coding sequence GTGACCGCTGAGGCCAGTCAGGCGGGGTCCCGACGTGACCTCGCCGCGGACGGCGGGCGACCGCTCACCATCGCGCTCCTCACCTATAAAGGGAACCCGTTCTGCGGGGGCCAGGGCGTCTACGTACGGCACCTCTCGCGCGAGCTGGCCCGCCTCGGCCACCGGGTCGAGGTGATCGGCTCCCAGCCCTACCCCGTCCTCGACGACGACGCCGTTCCCGAGGACGGCCCGGGCCGGATATCCCTCACCGAACTGCCCAGCCTCGACCTCTACCGGCAGCCCGACCCCTTCCGCACCCCGAAGCGCGACGAGTACCGCGACTGGATCGACGCCCTCGAAGTGGCGACGATGTGGACCGGCGGGTTTCCCGAACCGCTGACCTTCTCGCTGCGCGCCCGCCGCCATCTGCGCGCCCGGCGCGGCGAGTTCGACGTCGTCCACGACAACCAGACACTCGGCTACGGCCTGTTGGGCGATGTGGGCGCCCCCCTCGTCACCACCATCCACCACCCCATCACCGTCGACCGGCAGTTGGAGCTGGACGCGGCCGAGGGGTGGCAGCGGCGGATGTCCGTGCGCCGCTGGTACGCCTTCACCCGGATGCAGAAGCGCGTCGCGCGCCGGCTGCCGTCCGTGCTCACCGTCTCCGGCACCTCCCGCCAGGAGATCGTCGACCACCTCGGCGTACGCGACGACCGGATGCACGTCGTGCACATAGGCGCCGACACCGACCTCTTCTCGCCGGATCCGGCCGTGCCCCGCGTACCGGGCCGGATCGTCACCACCTCCAGCGCGGACGTCCCCCTCAAGGGACTCGTCCACCTCGTCGAGGCGCTCGCCAAGGTGCGCGCCGAGCACACCGCCGCCCACCTCGTCGTCGTCGGCAAGCGGCCCGCCGAGGGCCCGGTCGCCCAGGCGATCGAGCGGTACGGCCTCGAAGGCGCCGTCGAGTTCGTCAAGGGCATCTCCGACGCCGAACTGGTCGACCTGGTCCGCTCGGCCGAGGCCGCCTGTGTGCCCTCGCTGTACGAGGGGTTCTCGCTGCCCGCCGCCGAGGCCATGGCCACCGGTACGCCGCTGGTCGCCACCACCGGCGGAGCCGTCCCGGAGGTCGCCGGACCCGACGGCGAGACCTGCCTCGCGGTGCCCCCGGGCGACGCGGGAGCCCTGGCCGCCGCGCTCGGCCGGCTCCTCGGCGACCCCGAACTGCGGCGGCGGCTCGGCCGCGCGGGACGCGAGCGGGTGCTCCAGCGGTTCACCTGGGCCCGCGCCGCCGAGGGCACGGTCGCCCACTACCGCGAGGCCGTCGCCCGCGCCGGCACCACCACACCCACCTCTACGGCCTCCACCAGCAACCATCTCGAAAGCAGGGCCACGTGCTGA